A genome region from Halorubellus sp. JP-L1 includes the following:
- a CDS encoding ORC1-type DNA replication protein: MAEDPEEGMLSWDESVFRDERVFEIDYVPETFKHRESQMRSLQYALRPATRGNRPLNAMVRGPPGTGKTTAIQKLFGELRAETGDVHTVRVNCQMNATRYSVFARLFEGIFDYEPPASGISFKKLFGQVTEQLVDEDDVLVVALDDVNYLFYENEASDTLYSLLRAHEEHSGARIGVIVVSSDPSLEVIDELDSRVQSVFRPEDVYFNVYDQAEIASILGNRVERGFHDDVVSTTVLDYVAAKTAESGDLRVGIDLLRRAGLNAEMRASKVVERRDVDEAYETSKFVHLSRSLESLSDSETELLEVIAEHEGEQAGDVYEAFQAVSGLGYTRYSEIVNKLEDLGIVETAYAEVDGRGRSRELHLAYDQDAVLSRLD, translated from the coding sequence ATGGCTGAGGACCCCGAGGAGGGGATGCTCTCGTGGGACGAGTCCGTGTTCCGGGACGAGCGCGTCTTCGAGATCGACTACGTCCCCGAGACGTTCAAGCACCGCGAGAGCCAGATGCGGAGCCTCCAGTACGCGCTCCGGCCGGCGACGCGCGGGAACCGGCCGTTGAACGCGATGGTTCGTGGGCCGCCGGGGACCGGGAAGACGACCGCGATCCAGAAGCTGTTCGGCGAGTTGCGCGCGGAGACCGGTGACGTCCACACGGTGCGCGTGAACTGCCAGATGAACGCGACGCGGTACTCGGTGTTCGCGCGCCTCTTCGAGGGGATCTTCGACTACGAGCCGCCAGCGAGCGGGATCTCGTTCAAGAAGCTGTTCGGGCAGGTCACCGAGCAACTCGTCGACGAGGACGACGTGCTCGTGGTGGCGTTGGACGACGTGAACTATCTGTTCTACGAGAACGAGGCCAGCGATACGCTGTACTCGCTGCTGCGAGCGCACGAGGAGCACTCGGGGGCGCGCATCGGCGTCATCGTCGTGTCCTCGGATCCGAGCCTGGAGGTCATCGACGAACTCGACTCCAGGGTGCAGTCCGTGTTCCGCCCGGAGGACGTGTACTTCAACGTCTACGACCAGGCGGAGATCGCGAGCATCCTCGGGAATCGCGTCGAGCGCGGGTTCCACGACGACGTCGTGTCGACGACCGTGCTGGATTACGTCGCGGCGAAGACCGCGGAGAGCGGCGACCTCCGCGTCGGCATCGACCTCCTCCGGCGAGCGGGATTGAACGCGGAGATGCGTGCGTCGAAGGTCGTGGAGCGCCGGGACGTCGACGAGGCCTACGAGACGTCGAAGTTCGTGCATCTCTCTCGGTCCCTGGAGAGCCTGAGCGACTCCGAGACGGAGCTCCTGGAGGTCATCGCCGAGCACGAGGGCGAGCAGGCCGGTGACGTGTACGAGGCGTTCCAGGCGGTCTCGGGCCTGGGGTACACGCGGTACTCGGAGATCGTGAACAAGCTCGAGGACCTCGGGATCGTCGAGACGGCGTACGCCGAGGTCGATGGCCGCGGGCGGTCGCGGGAACTCCACTTGGCGTACGACCAGGACGCCGTGCTGTCGCGCCTGGACTGA
- a CDS encoding helix-hairpin-helix domain-containing protein, with translation MELSAIPGVGEKTAASLAELDDPEGALRRGDVATVATAPGVSEGRAARIVRGAIRHEHDDPGGFLATPRAREVYREVLDLLAERTVTEYGGKRVETFYPSATRSRVEEVREYVRSAMERDVDPAAVDALAAVEPLSEPEDVVVRERCLATTDAERYAEAREAIPEVSVEVVEDARGLAELARGYATVVALDESFAGVDVDGDVRVEPDALERPAEVVPERPIAFFAVNRDRLRAAAEVHREAGLDAPMPVDDLLGALDRLRTDGTVADDDELDRLQAAVDDLDTAVGMAENVANDHLKEAIQERDVTIEGADLLTLVERGAGVDSLLSRELADEYAAAVDAARDHLVDTLDLRGDEAELARRAFGDEPTYPVARDEDVVSRLDESLSTARDRRSARLKRDLATDLADHREGARDLVHAALELDVEYAIARFADDFDCTMPAFVDGTDAGGHATGFAIEGGRSPLLPVPHDEVDPVDYAVDGVALLSGVNSGGKTSTLDLVTAVVVLAHMGLPVPADSVRLGWFEDLHYHAKTQGTLDAGAFESTVREFADLATGGAGSLVLVDELESITEPGASAKIIAGILEALEGNGATAVFVSHLAGEIREMADFDVTVDGIEAEGLEDGELVVNRSPVKDRLARSTPELIVEKLADESGDGFYDRLLAKF, from the coding sequence ATGGAACTGTCGGCGATCCCGGGCGTGGGGGAGAAGACCGCGGCGTCGCTCGCGGAGCTCGACGACCCCGAAGGCGCGCTGCGGCGCGGGGACGTCGCGACGGTCGCGACCGCGCCTGGCGTCTCCGAGGGGCGAGCGGCCCGCATCGTCCGGGGTGCGATCCGGCACGAGCACGACGACCCCGGCGGGTTCCTGGCGACGCCGCGAGCGCGAGAGGTGTACCGGGAGGTACTCGACCTCCTCGCGGAACGGACCGTGACGGAGTACGGCGGAAAGCGCGTGGAGACGTTCTACCCGAGCGCCACCCGTTCGCGCGTCGAGGAAGTCCGCGAGTACGTGCGGTCGGCGATGGAGCGCGACGTCGACCCGGCGGCCGTGGACGCGCTCGCGGCCGTGGAACCGCTCTCGGAGCCCGAGGACGTCGTCGTGCGCGAGCGGTGCCTGGCGACGACCGACGCCGAGAGGTACGCGGAGGCGCGGGAGGCGATTCCAGAAGTCTCCGTGGAAGTCGTCGAGGACGCGCGCGGGCTGGCGGAGCTCGCGCGGGGGTACGCGACCGTGGTGGCCCTCGACGAGTCGTTCGCCGGCGTCGACGTCGACGGCGACGTGCGCGTCGAACCGGACGCGCTGGAGCGGCCCGCGGAGGTCGTCCCCGAGCGCCCCATCGCCTTCTTCGCGGTGAACCGCGATCGGCTGCGGGCCGCGGCTGAGGTCCATCGCGAGGCCGGACTGGACGCGCCGATGCCCGTCGACGACCTACTGGGGGCGCTCGACCGGCTCCGGACGGACGGGACGGTCGCGGACGACGACGAACTCGACCGCCTCCAGGCCGCGGTCGACGACCTCGACACCGCCGTCGGGATGGCCGAGAACGTCGCGAACGACCACCTGAAGGAGGCGATCCAGGAGCGCGACGTCACGATCGAGGGCGCGGACCTCCTGACGCTCGTCGAGCGCGGCGCGGGCGTGGACTCGCTGCTCTCGCGCGAGCTCGCCGACGAGTACGCGGCCGCGGTCGACGCGGCCCGCGACCACCTCGTCGACACCCTCGACCTCCGCGGGGACGAGGCCGAGCTGGCGCGTCGGGCGTTCGGCGACGAGCCGACGTACCCGGTGGCGCGCGACGAGGACGTCGTCTCGCGGCTCGACGAGTCGCTCTCGACCGCGCGCGACCGCCGGAGTGCGCGCCTCAAACGGGATCTGGCGACGGACCTTGCCGACCACCGCGAGGGCGCCCGCGACCTCGTGCACGCCGCGCTCGAGCTCGACGTCGAGTACGCCATCGCGCGGTTCGCCGACGACTTCGACTGCACGATGCCGGCGTTCGTCGACGGAACCGACGCGGGGGGGCACGCCACGGGGTTCGCCATCGAGGGCGGTCGGTCGCCGCTGCTTCCCGTCCCGCACGACGAAGTCGATCCCGTCGATTACGCGGTCGACGGCGTCGCGCTCCTCTCGGGGGTGAACTCAGGTGGGAAGACGTCGACGCTCGACCTCGTCACCGCCGTCGTCGTCCTCGCGCACATGGGCCTGCCGGTGCCCGCGGATTCCGTCCGACTCGGGTGGTTTGAGGACCTGCACTATCACGCGAAGACCCAGGGGACGCTCGACGCGGGCGCGTTCGAGTCGACGGTCCGCGAGTTCGCGGACCTGGCGACCGGCGGCGCGGGCTCGCTCGTGCTCGTCGACGAGCTCGAGTCCATCACGGAACCCGGTGCGTCCGCGAAGATCATCGCGGGCATCCTCGAAGCGCTCGAGGGGAACGGGGCGACCGCGGTGTTCGTGAGCCACCTCGCGGGCGAGATCCGCGAGATGGCGGACTTCGACGTGACCGTCGACGGCATCGAGGCTGAAGGCCTGGAGGACGGCGAGTTGGTCGTGAACCGCTCGCCGGTGAAGGACCGGCTGGCGCGGTCGACGCCGGAACTCATCGTCGAGAAGCTCGCCGACGAGTCCGGTGACGGCTTCTACGACCGACTGCTCGCGAAGTTCTGA
- the uvrB gene encoding excinuclease ABC subunit UvrB: MSESGGPLSPDKPDVEREFRVNAPFDPAGDQPEAIQQLVDGFRQGMEKQTLLGVTGSGKTNTVSWVVEELQKPTLVIAHNKTLAAQLYEEFRNLFEDNAVEYFVSYYDYYQPEAYVEQTDTYIDKDASINDEIDRLRHSATRSLLTRDDVIVVASVSAIYGLGDPANYEDMSLRVEAGERVGRDELLARLVDLNYERNDVDFTQGTFRVRGDTVEIYPMYGRYAVRVEMWGDEVDRIVKMDPMQGTVVSEEPAVLLHPAEHYSIPEARLERAMDEIRDDLEDRIRYFERQGDAIAAQRIEERTTFDLEMMAETGYCSGIENYSVYLSERDVGDAPHTLLDYFPDDFLCVIDESHQTLPQVRGQFAGDKSRKDSLVENGFRLPTAYDNRPLTFEEFDEKTDQTLYVSATPADYEREHSEQIVEQIVRPTHLVDPEIETRPATGQVDDLMDRIEAMPDDERVLVTTLTKRMAEDLTEFLEENGVDVAYMHDETDTLERHELVRALRLGDIQVLVGINLLREGLDIPEVSLVAILDADQEGFLRSETMLVQTMGRAARNVNGSVVLYADDPSDAMKAAVEETARRRRIQRQYNEEHGYTPTTIEKSVGETNLPGSETDTSGVAGDAPADAEEAQARIERLEDKMQEAANNLEFELAADIRDRIRELREEYDELVAPDDGVPVESDPEF; encoded by the coding sequence GTGAGTGAATCAGGTGGCCCTCTTTCCCCCGACAAACCGGATGTGGAAAGGGAGTTTCGCGTTAATGCTCCGTTCGACCCGGCGGGCGACCAACCCGAAGCAATTCAACAATTAGTTGATGGCTTTCGGCAGGGGATGGAGAAGCAGACCCTTCTTGGAGTAACAGGGTCGGGGAAGACGAATACCGTCTCTTGGGTTGTTGAGGAACTACAGAAACCAACGTTAGTTATTGCTCACAACAAGACGCTCGCGGCCCAACTCTACGAGGAATTTCGGAATCTATTCGAGGATAATGCAGTAGAATATTTTGTATCCTACTACGACTACTATCAGCCCGAGGCGTACGTCGAGCAGACGGACACGTACATCGACAAGGACGCCTCCATCAACGACGAGATCGACCGGCTCCGGCACTCCGCGACCCGCAGCCTCCTGACCAGGGACGACGTCATCGTCGTCGCGTCGGTGTCGGCGATCTACGGCCTCGGCGACCCGGCGAACTACGAGGACATGAGCCTGCGCGTCGAGGCCGGCGAGCGGGTCGGTCGCGACGAGTTGCTCGCGCGACTCGTGGACCTGAACTACGAGCGCAACGACGTCGACTTCACGCAGGGCACGTTCCGCGTTCGCGGCGATACCGTCGAGATCTACCCGATGTACGGCCGGTACGCGGTGCGCGTCGAGATGTGGGGCGACGAAGTCGACCGGATCGTGAAGATGGACCCGATGCAGGGCACGGTCGTCAGCGAGGAACCGGCAGTCCTCCTGCACCCCGCCGAGCACTACTCGATCCCGGAGGCGCGCCTAGAGCGCGCGATGGACGAGATCCGCGACGACCTAGAGGACCGCATCCGGTACTTCGAGCGCCAGGGGGACGCGATCGCGGCCCAGCGCATCGAGGAACGGACGACGTTCGACCTGGAGATGATGGCCGAGACCGGGTACTGTTCGGGCATCGAGAACTACTCCGTGTACCTCAGCGAGCGCGACGTCGGCGACGCGCCCCATACCCTGCTCGACTACTTCCCGGACGACTTCCTCTGCGTGATCGACGAATCACACCAGACGCTCCCGCAGGTCCGCGGGCAGTTCGCGGGCGACAAGTCCCGGAAGGACTCGCTCGTCGAGAACGGCTTCCGGCTCCCGACCGCGTACGACAACCGCCCGCTCACCTTCGAGGAGTTCGACGAGAAGACCGACCAGACGCTGTACGTCTCCGCGACGCCCGCCGACTACGAGCGCGAGCACTCCGAGCAGATCGTCGAGCAGATCGTTCGCCCGACGCACCTCGTCGACCCCGAGATCGAGACGCGGCCGGCGACCGGGCAGGTCGACGACCTCATGGACCGCATCGAAGCGATGCCGGACGACGAGCGCGTGCTCGTGACGACGCTCACGAAGCGGATGGCCGAGGACCTCACGGAGTTCTTAGAGGAGAACGGGGTGGACGTGGCGTACATGCACGACGAGACCGACACCCTCGAACGGCACGAGCTCGTGCGTGCACTCAGACTCGGCGACATCCAGGTCCTCGTCGGGATCAATCTGCTCCGGGAAGGCCTGGACATCCCGGAGGTCTCCCTGGTCGCGATTCTCGACGCGGACCAGGAGGGGTTCCTGCGGTCGGAGACGATGCTCGTACAGACGATGGGGCGGGCGGCGCGGAACGTGAACGGGTCGGTCGTCCTGTACGCGGACGACCCGAGCGACGCGATGAAGGCCGCGGTCGAGGAGACCGCGCGCCGTCGGCGCATCCAACGCCAGTACAACGAAGAGCACGGGTACACCCCCACCACTATCGAGAAGTCCGTCGGTGAGACGAACCTCCCCGGCTCCGAGACGGACACGAGCGGGGTCGCCGGCGACGCGCCCGCCGACGCCGAGGAAGCCCAGGCGCGCATCGAGCGCCTCGAGGACAAGATGCAGGAGGCCGCGAACAACCTCGAGTTCGAACTCGCGGCGGACATCCGCGACCGCATCCGCGAGCTCCGCGAGGAGTACGACGAACTCGTCGCCCCCGACGACGGCGTGCCCGTCGAGAGCGATCCCGAGTTCTGA
- a CDS encoding helix-turn-helix domain-containing protein, translating to MDEDDYEVISRILASKHRKNILLELSESARTPTELADQFDEHQPTISRALSELKEMQLVKSTSQKQARLYWVVDEKQEIVEYIKNREE from the coding sequence ATGGATGAGGACGACTATGAGGTCATATCTCGTATTCTCGCCAGCAAACACCGCAAGAACATTCTATTAGAACTCTCCGAATCTGCTCGAACACCGACTGAACTCGCGGACCAGTTTGATGAGCACCAACCAACTATCAGCCGAGCTCTTTCCGAGTTAAAGGAGATGCAACTGGTCAAGTCGACATCTCAGAAACAGGCAAGGCTCTATTGGGTGGTCGATGAGAAACAAGAGATTGTCGAGTATATCAAGAACCGAGAAGAGTAG
- a CDS encoding site-specific DNA-methyltransferase has product MEPLHIGGQTVYFESSEEMSQFDGEADFIMTSPPYWNLKDYGHENQIGYDEAYEEYLDRLQRVWDACYEATSEHAIMVVNIGDRRHKKRFYPIGMDIYNRMENWKLLDNLIWYKPNSLPQPAYYLDKLFDDKYENLLIFGKNYDYEYTFNKIRVEQKYKGVDPREEKLNDKGRSVGNVLKMRAYRPPTIKNQNYHAAAYPEELVHALMYTFSNEGDTVLDPFLGSGTTLKVARKLDRKGVGFEIDEEYRDLIAERIQEDMAEPQWEQLDILSDEQPTNDKKPSSDSSLSDFTDS; this is encoded by the coding sequence ATGGAACCGCTACATATCGGGGGACAGACAGTTTACTTCGAATCCTCTGAGGAGATGAGCCAGTTTGACGGGGAAGCTGATTTTATCATGACCAGCCCTCCATACTGGAATCTTAAGGACTACGGGCATGAGAATCAGATTGGTTACGACGAGGCGTATGAAGAGTATCTCGACCGCCTTCAGCGAGTCTGGGATGCCTGCTACGAGGCGACCAGTGAACACGCGATAATGGTCGTCAACATCGGTGATCGTCGTCACAAGAAGCGATTCTACCCGATCGGGATGGACATCTACAATCGGATGGAGAACTGGAAATTACTTGATAATCTGATCTGGTATAAGCCAAACTCGCTCCCACAGCCAGCGTACTATCTTGACAAGCTGTTCGACGACAAGTACGAGAATCTTCTTATTTTCGGAAAGAACTACGATTACGAATACACGTTCAACAAGATTCGAGTCGAGCAAAAATACAAAGGCGTCGACCCCCGCGAAGAGAAATTAAACGACAAGGGTCGTAGCGTGGGTAACGTTCTGAAGATGCGTGCGTATCGACCCCCGACAATAAAGAATCAAAACTACCACGCCGCGGCATATCCCGAAGAGTTGGTGCACGCGTTGATGTATACATTCAGCAACGAGGGCGACACAGTTCTGGACCCCTTCCTCGGTTCTGGAACGACACTGAAAGTGGCACGTAAGTTGGATCGAAAAGGTGTTGGATTTGAGATCGACGAGGAATACCGCGATCTAATCGCCGAGCGAATTCAGGAAGACATGGCTGAACCGCAGTGGGAACAGCTCGATATCCTGAGCGACGAGCAGCCTACAAATGATAAGAAGCCGAGCTCAGACTCCTCTCTCAGCGACTTCACTGATTCATAG
- a CDS encoding rubrerythrin family protein, protein MDTDAFLAEVRDANETALSRLGSSKSLYAFTGGELTASAVVAVSADVAHAAATALEAYGADASSDAAADAFGAFGALAAEHAASAPDLADDVGAREPHDAVDALAEYGDGSGASDAARLGAVVGYALVAKKLAEQSTGYFTGEADPQTASAFRSYGSDLEAKRDDVLDALADVVDGDDDHEAALDAASAVVQGAYEEYTASLEAMGVNPKPVC, encoded by the coding sequence ATGGATACGGATGCGTTCCTCGCCGAGGTACGGGATGCGAACGAGACGGCGCTGTCGCGGCTCGGGTCGTCGAAGTCGCTGTACGCGTTCACGGGCGGGGAGTTGACGGCGTCTGCGGTCGTGGCGGTGTCGGCGGACGTGGCGCACGCGGCGGCGACGGCGCTGGAGGCGTACGGCGCGGACGCGTCGTCGGACGCGGCTGCGGACGCGTTCGGCGCGTTCGGGGCGCTGGCGGCCGAGCACGCGGCGAGCGCGCCGGACCTGGCCGACGACGTCGGGGCGCGAGAGCCCCACGACGCCGTCGACGCGCTGGCCGAGTACGGCGACGGGTCGGGCGCGAGCGACGCGGCGCGACTGGGTGCGGTCGTCGGATACGCGCTCGTCGCGAAGAAGCTCGCCGAGCAGAGCACGGGTTACTTCACGGGCGAGGCGGACCCCCAGACCGCGAGCGCGTTCCGATCGTACGGGAGCGACCTGGAGGCCAAGCGGGACGACGTCCTGGATGCGCTCGCCGACGTCGTGGACGGCGACGACGACCACGAGGCGGCGCTCGATGCGGCGTCCGCGGTCGTCCAGGGAGCGTACGAGGAGTACACGGCGAGCCTCGAGGCGATGGGCGTCAACCCGAAGCCGGTCTGCTGA
- a CDS encoding 23S rRNA (uridine(2552)-2'-O)-methyltransferase, with product MTRKDRFYNQAKQEGYRSRSAYKLKQLDRECGLFGPGNTVVDLGAAPGGWLQVAAEEVGETGTVVGVDFQRIDDLEDAPASVEFVRGDMTEDETKDEVREVAGGDVDVVLSDMAPNMTGEYNLDHARSVHLGRQAFDVATDVLKTGGDFAVKVFQGQDLEDFKADVDAEFQYVRTVVPEASRDSSSEVYLVGKHRLTAPVREGDVVTVTVEDEGSEGDGVAKVEGFTVFVDGAEEGDELDVQITEVKPKFAFAEPAADE from the coding sequence ATGACGCGGAAAGACAGATTCTACAACCAGGCGAAGCAGGAGGGCTACCGGTCGCGGTCGGCGTACAAGCTCAAGCAACTCGACCGCGAGTGCGGGCTGTTCGGGCCGGGGAACACGGTCGTCGACCTCGGCGCGGCTCCCGGCGGGTGGCTGCAGGTCGCCGCCGAGGAGGTCGGCGAGACCGGGACGGTCGTCGGCGTGGACTTCCAGCGGATCGACGACCTCGAGGACGCGCCGGCGTCCGTCGAGTTCGTCCGCGGCGACATGACCGAGGACGAGACGAAGGACGAGGTTCGCGAGGTCGCGGGCGGCGACGTCGACGTCGTGCTGTCGGACATGGCGCCGAACATGACCGGCGAGTACAACCTCGACCACGCCCGGAGCGTCCACCTCGGGCGGCAGGCGTTCGACGTCGCCACGGACGTCCTGAAGACCGGCGGCGACTTCGCCGTGAAGGTCTTCCAGGGACAGGACCTCGAGGACTTCAAGGCGGACGTCGACGCCGAGTTCCAGTACGTCCGCACGGTCGTCCCGGAGGCGTCCCGGGACTCCTCCTCGGAGGTGTACCTCGTCGGGAAGCACCGCCTCACCGCGCCCGTCCGCGAGGGCGACGTCGTCACCGTCACCGTCGAGGACGAGGGGAGCGAGGGCGACGGCGTCGCGAAAGTCGAGGGCTTCACGGTGTTCGTCGACGGCGCCGAGGAAGGCGACGAGCTCGACGTCCAGATAACGGAAGTGAAACCGAAGTTCGCGTTCGCCGAACCCGCCGCCGACGAGTAA
- a CDS encoding type II toxin-antitoxin system ParD family antitoxin — MPKISVEVPQELLDDLDDHVGGDGKFVNRSEAIRASIRKTLDTLDEIDERQGRLDEEA, encoded by the coding sequence ATGCCCAAGATAAGCGTCGAGGTACCCCAGGAACTCCTCGACGACCTCGACGACCACGTCGGCGGCGACGGGAAGTTCGTCAACCGGAGCGAAGCCATCCGGGCGTCCATCCGGAAGACGCTCGATACGCTGGACGAGATCGACGAGCGCCAGGGCCGCCTCGACGAGGAGGCCTGA
- a CDS encoding twin-arginine translocase subunit TatC, whose amino-acid sequence MSSVINEDTARTIDAGRETIGALLRAAQKELQKVFIVFLVGLLGSIWALRTFLWKALKENTKQRMPPEIAAQVDIIARTPFDVILLQFKIGAVVGILLALPLLLYYAKEPLKRRGWTPDVPISRAQIAGLSVLMTVLFAGGVAYAYIVFFPFMFEFLAQNAINATLKPSWDITMWTQFLFLLTLSFGLAAQLPLVMSSLSYAELVPYETWRDKWKYAVVAIFLFGAVASPPDPLTQVMWALPLCTLYAASLALSKVVVNLRRRGESATEADGLLRKRMLQFGGFLVGVLLAATFAIRAGAVAAVDATIVPALPSLVQPANPLASGGLAPDAALAAQFLISLQIAIVVSLLVLLAYTLKVLRSPVVPRAGGRGMDPAEIDLDALDEAGVRAAPPEVFAALTEDEALSKASTAMDAENPDKAQAILDRFDEVQAQADAEDATADAAAGGAAAGGAAAGASAGAESGSSDGHELAAGPPGDGSTPVTDVDAMQGTTAGTDDDEDDGVLQSTAAGMMNPFTEDETTEDDIGGYYYDITFVLQSLTSKVFRLVVVFMATLAGVFFWLYRGGLGDIKRQFLSRVPPEVRGDPSTLPFADSVETANAFASAMSTMPGGTQTAASGPASPTTILDVVPYAELLANMSGAGQIGIVVALHPVEQLIFAVKASTLVAAAVTLPLLGYYAWPAVKERGFGGGGSSNAFLLWGAAMFVGFAVGSALGYFFFAPAIVSYLVEDAIRANMVISYRVNSFMWLIAFMTVGIGLLMDIPVSMILFHYTDIVSYDAMQRAWRGVVLALFVAGAFITSSSVLSMLLFALPLALAYAVGLGILRVLTAPGRLLGGGGGSETESTA is encoded by the coding sequence ATGAGTTCGGTCATCAACGAGGACACCGCCCGGACCATCGACGCCGGGCGCGAGACGATCGGGGCGCTCCTGCGCGCAGCCCAGAAGGAGCTCCAGAAGGTATTCATCGTCTTCCTCGTCGGCCTCCTCGGGAGCATCTGGGCGCTCCGCACGTTCCTCTGGAAGGCGCTGAAGGAGAACACCAAGCAGCGCATGCCGCCCGAGATCGCCGCTCAGGTCGACATCATCGCCAGGACGCCGTTCGACGTCATCCTCCTCCAGTTCAAGATCGGCGCCGTCGTCGGGATCCTCCTCGCGCTCCCACTCTTGCTCTACTACGCGAAAGAACCCCTGAAGCGCCGCGGGTGGACGCCCGACGTCCCGATCTCGCGAGCGCAAATCGCCGGATTGAGCGTCCTCATGACGGTGCTGTTCGCCGGAGGCGTGGCGTACGCGTACATCGTGTTCTTCCCGTTCATGTTCGAGTTCCTCGCGCAGAACGCGATCAACGCGACGCTCAAACCGAGCTGGGACATCACGATGTGGACGCAGTTCCTCTTCCTCCTCACGCTCTCGTTCGGGCTGGCGGCGCAGTTGCCGCTCGTGATGTCGTCGCTCTCGTACGCGGAACTCGTGCCGTACGAGACGTGGCGGGACAAGTGGAAGTACGCGGTCGTCGCAATCTTCCTGTTCGGTGCGGTCGCGAGCCCGCCGGACCCGCTGACGCAAGTCATGTGGGCGCTGCCGCTGTGTACGCTGTACGCGGCGTCGCTCGCGCTCTCGAAGGTCGTCGTCAACCTGCGGCGGCGCGGCGAGAGCGCGACCGAGGCCGACGGCCTGCTCCGGAAACGGATGCTCCAGTTCGGCGGGTTCCTCGTCGGCGTGCTCCTCGCCGCGACGTTCGCGATCCGCGCCGGCGCGGTCGCAGCCGTCGACGCCACGATCGTCCCGGCACTGCCGTCGCTCGTCCAGCCCGCGAACCCGCTCGCGTCCGGCGGGCTCGCACCTGACGCCGCCCTCGCTGCGCAGTTCCTCATCTCGCTCCAGATCGCGATCGTCGTCTCACTCCTCGTCCTGCTCGCGTACACGCTGAAGGTGCTCCGCAGTCCGGTGGTGCCGCGAGCGGGTGGTCGCGGGATGGACCCGGCGGAGATCGACCTGGACGCCCTCGACGAAGCCGGTGTGCGCGCGGCGCCGCCGGAGGTTTTCGCGGCGCTGACGGAGGACGAGGCGCTCTCGAAGGCCAGCACCGCGATGGACGCCGAGAACCCGGACAAGGCCCAGGCGATCCTCGACCGATTCGACGAGGTGCAGGCGCAGGCGGACGCCGAGGACGCGACAGCGGACGCGGCCGCAGGCGGTGCGGCAGCTGGCGGTGCGGCCGCTGGAGCGTCGGCGGGCGCAGAGAGCGGGTCGAGCGACGGTCACGAACTCGCCGCCGGCCCGCCCGGCGACGGCTCCACGCCGGTGACGGACGTCGACGCGATGCAGGGGACGACCGCAGGGACGGACGACGACGAGGACGACGGCGTCCTCCAGTCGACCGCGGCGGGGATGATGAATCCGTTCACGGAGGACGAGACGACGGAGGACGACATCGGCGGGTACTACTACGACATCACGTTCGTCCTCCAGTCGCTCACGTCGAAGGTCTTCAGGCTCGTCGTGGTGTTCATGGCGACGCTCGCGGGCGTGTTCTTCTGGCTGTACCGCGGCGGTCTCGGCGACATCAAGCGCCAGTTCCTCTCGCGCGTCCCACCGGAAGTGCGCGGCGACCCGAGCACGCTCCCGTTCGCGGACAGCGTGGAGACCGCGAACGCGTTCGCGTCCGCGATGTCGACGATGCCGGGCGGCACCCAGACTGCGGCGTCCGGGCCCGCGAGTCCGACGACGATACTGGACGTGGTGCCGTACGCGGAACTGCTCGCGAACATGAGCGGCGCGGGCCAGATCGGGATCGTCGTCGCGCTCCACCCCGTCGAGCAACTCATCTTCGCGGTGAAAGCCAGTACGCTCGTCGCGGCGGCGGTGACGCTCCCGCTCCTCGGGTACTACGCGTGGCCGGCCGTCAAAGAGCGCGGGTTCGGCGGCGGCGGAAGCAGTAACGCCTTCCTCCTGTGGGGCGCGGCGATGTTCGTCGGGTTCGCGGTCGGGAGCGCCCTCGGGTACTTCTTCTTCGCGCCCGCGATCGTCTCGTACCTCGTCGAGGACGCCATCCGCGCGAACATGGTCATCTCGTACCGCGTGAACTCGTTCATGTGGCTCATCGCGTTCATGACCGTCGGCATCGGCCTCCTCATGGACATCCCGGTGTCGATGATACTCTTCCACTACACGGACATCGTGAGCTACGACGCGATGCAGCGCGCGTGGCGAGGCGTCGTCCTCGCGCTGTTCGTCGCCGGCGCGTTCATCACGAGCAGTAGCGTCCTCTCGATGCTCCTGTTCGCACTCCCGCTCGCGCTCGCGTACGCCGTCGGCCTCGGCATCCTCCGCGTCCTGACCGCGCCCGGACGCCTGCTGGGTGGCGGCGGCGGGTCCGAGACCGAGTCGACCGCGTAG